The Prevotella sp. oral taxon 299 str. F0039 genome has a segment encoding these proteins:
- a CDS encoding SusD/RagB family nutrient-binding outer membrane lipoprotein — translation MKNISKIIALFLFTLGVSACTDNFEEYNTNKYAVYKGVPSVLLPAMMEPLMFVQQNNSQMIDQMVGALGGYMTCSNRWGGQNFDTFNPSEGWNAIPFNTPFKGLVNLYSIEEATNKSGHFWAMATLLKAAVLMRVCDCYGPIPYSSIANGKFNTAYESVEDVYAHIISDLTSAANTLYQYSKQYPSSRPLAANDLLYEGDYSKWARLANSIALRAAVRIGDKTAAEQICMSPAGLIDANQYNALMSPGVQGNPYQLASTGWGDLRASSSIVDYMNGYNDPRRDAYFTTSAFDHTRYIGMRTGEAAFQKQDVANYSLPKFQTTSPLPICVAAEVAFLKAECALKGWNVGGTAEAFYKEGIKLSMEQHGVDANATQAYINNNTATPDGHSNDPRGSKYNYQRNTKVKIQWDADGNNQNLERIITQKWIAMYPMGLEAWAEYRRTGFPELAPSINNLNSQVITNTMRGMRRLHYPDTEKDLNKQNYQNAIKLLNGEDNEATDLPWAKKN, via the coding sequence ATGAAAAATATAAGTAAAATAATAGCACTCTTTCTCTTTACACTTGGCGTTAGTGCGTGCACAGACAACTTTGAAGAGTATAACACGAACAAATATGCAGTGTATAAAGGTGTACCTTCTGTGCTTCTTCCTGCAATGATGGAGCCTTTGATGTTTGTTCAGCAAAACAATTCGCAGATGATAGACCAAATGGTGGGTGCATTAGGCGGTTATATGACCTGCTCGAACCGATGGGGTGGACAAAACTTCGATACCTTTAATCCTTCGGAAGGATGGAATGCTATTCCGTTTAACACTCCCTTTAAAGGACTTGTGAACCTTTATAGCATAGAAGAAGCCACTAACAAATCGGGACATTTCTGGGCTATGGCAACTCTATTAAAGGCTGCTGTGCTTATGAGAGTGTGCGATTGTTATGGCCCAATACCATATAGTAGTATTGCAAATGGCAAATTCAACACTGCTTATGAGTCGGTAGAAGATGTTTATGCACACATCATTTCCGACCTAACATCGGCAGCTAACACATTATATCAATATAGCAAACAATATCCTTCATCACGTCCTTTGGCGGCAAACGATTTGCTTTACGAAGGTGATTACAGCAAATGGGCACGCTTAGCCAACTCTATTGCACTGCGTGCAGCAGTGAGAATTGGCGACAAAACAGCTGCAGAACAAATATGTATGAGCCCTGCTGGATTGATAGATGCTAACCAATATAATGCTTTAATGTCGCCTGGAGTGCAAGGAAACCCATATCAATTGGCCTCAACAGGCTGGGGAGATCTTCGTGCAAGTTCGTCTATTGTCGATTATATGAATGGCTATAACGACCCCCGTCGTGATGCTTATTTCACCACATCGGCATTCGATCACACTCGTTATATTGGCATGCGCACTGGCGAAGCCGCTTTCCAAAAGCAAGATGTAGCAAACTATTCGTTGCCAAAATTTCAAACAACATCACCCCTTCCCATTTGTGTTGCTGCCGAAGTGGCCTTCTTAAAAGCAGAATGCGCATTGAAAGGGTGGAACGTTGGTGGAACTGCTGAGGCGTTTTATAAAGAAGGAATAAAACTTTCTATGGAACAACATGGCGTAGATGCCAATGCAACACAAGCCTATATCAATAACAACACGGCAACACCCGACGGACATTCGAACGACCCTCGTGGATCAAAATATAACTATCAACGCAACACAAAGGTTAAAATTCAATGGGATGCTGATGGTAACAATCAAAACTTAGAACGCATTATCACACAAAAATGGATTGCAATGTACCCCATGGGACTCGAAGCATGGGCTGAATATCGACGCACAGGATTCCCTGAATTGGCTCCTTCGATCAACAATTTAAATTCTCAAGTGATAACAAATACGATGCGAGGAATGCGCCGTTTGCACTATCCTGACACAGAAAAAGACTTGAATAAGCAAAACTATCAAAATGCAATAAAATTGTTGAATGGTGAAGATAACGAGGCTACAGACTTGCCTTGGGCTAAAAAAAACTAA
- a CDS encoding glycoside hydrolase family 18, giving the protein MHNIFKALSLFGCSIVAFACSDWTDAEAVQMTKYSNTEIAKKETYYQALREWKATKHSISFGWFGGWSNPGASTTNMLAGLPDSIDVVSLWDNSTNLSEGQKKDLEFVQKVKGTKVLFCSFTSYVGQHATPKEHDIDETTRNKFWGWEDGDTKKQEEAVRKYANAIVDTLNKYNYDGFDIDFEPNYGYGGKLASNNDLMHIFITELAKSIGPKSPHPEKLLLVDGEPQTLNAETAPYISYYVIQAYFAKEGNLDGRLQTGINKFKSVMTEEEITNRYIMTENLESAIDCLNGGYPFSTRDGRSTPYRSLEGFARWQPINGYMKGGFGAYHIDGEAVNTPAYKYLRRAIQAQNPAVR; this is encoded by the coding sequence ATGCATAATATTTTTAAAGCACTATCATTGTTTGGCTGCTCTATAGTGGCGTTTGCGTGTAGTGATTGGACTGATGCAGAGGCAGTTCAAATGACAAAATATTCTAATACAGAGATTGCAAAGAAAGAAACCTACTACCAAGCACTAAGAGAATGGAAGGCAACCAAGCACTCTATATCGTTCGGTTGGTTTGGAGGTTGGAGCAATCCAGGCGCTTCTACAACCAATATGTTGGCAGGTCTTCCCGATTCTATCGATGTTGTTTCGCTCTGGGACAACTCCACTAACTTATCAGAAGGACAAAAAAAAGATCTCGAGTTCGTTCAAAAAGTAAAGGGAACAAAGGTTCTATTCTGTAGCTTTACATCGTATGTGGGACAACATGCAACGCCAAAGGAACACGATATCGACGAAACCACTCGAAATAAGTTCTGGGGTTGGGAAGATGGCGACACCAAAAAGCAAGAAGAGGCCGTTCGAAAATATGCCAATGCCATTGTAGACACGCTCAACAAATATAACTATGATGGATTTGATATCGACTTCGAACCAAACTATGGCTATGGAGGAAAGCTGGCAAGTAATAACGATTTGATGCATATCTTCATCACCGAGCTGGCTAAAAGCATAGGACCCAAGTCACCACATCCCGAGAAATTGCTCCTTGTAGATGGCGAACCACAAACCTTAAACGCAGAAACAGCACCTTATATCAGCTATTATGTGATACAAGCCTACTTTGCTAAAGAGGGCAATTTGGATGGCCGTTTACAAACAGGTATAAACAAATTTAAATCGGTTATGACTGAAGAAGAAATCACAAATCGTTATATAATGACCGAAAACTTAGAGAGTGCCATCGATTGTTTAAATGGTGGCTATCCTTTTTCTACACGTGATGGACGCTCAACTCCTTATCGTTCATTAGAAGGTTTTGCTCGTTGGCAACCAATAAACGGCTATATGAAAGGCGGATTTGGAGCCTATCACATCGACGGCGAAGCAGTAAACACACCTGCTTATAAATACCTACGACGTGCCATTCAGGCTCAAAACCCAGCAGTGAGATAA
- a CDS encoding DUF1735 and LamG domain-containing protein has translation MKLIRYMLLCNLILFISCNDADYKTLNNSAFINESRTSSSTKVIINDDGATTEITPCLSTIATHDCKLKLVVDTALLNQYNEQQGTSYITLPDSTFTMPSEVVIPKGQYSVDPVKINIKPLTQAMIGESYAIPIRLISENSDIPAMSKTGSFVITTEAIVTSSLPQFTGAPMLEAAMPKGDETFNEYTIEVKFQVSDTGDRDRAVFVNSGPGETNFVLLRFEDPQSDNGGHKAHSLVQIVGRNRIYMNPSFSFEPNKWQHLALTCDGSHYRLYINGAFAGVKDIPAGSTTFKQFKWFTKGDDPYSRWGNCKILITEARVWSVCRTETQIQKSQSTVSPKAKGLEAYWRFNEGTGNVFHDATGKGHTITTTQTPTWVEGIKSIDEHTDWK, from the coding sequence ATGAAACTAATTCGATACATGCTTTTATGTAACCTGATATTGTTTATATCATGCAATGATGCAGATTACAAAACGCTAAACAATAGTGCTTTCATCAACGAGAGCCGTACTTCATCGAGTACAAAAGTTATTATCAACGACGATGGTGCAACAACCGAAATAACTCCATGCCTCTCTACAATAGCAACACACGATTGCAAGCTTAAACTTGTGGTAGATACTGCCTTGCTAAATCAATATAACGAACAGCAAGGAACAAGCTATATAACACTTCCCGACAGCACCTTCACAATGCCTTCAGAGGTTGTTATCCCTAAAGGACAATACTCTGTCGACCCTGTAAAGATTAACATTAAGCCTTTAACACAAGCTATGATAGGCGAAAGCTATGCCATTCCCATTCGTCTTATTAGCGAAAACAGCGACATTCCTGCAATGTCTAAAACGGGTTCGTTCGTCATTACAACCGAAGCAATTGTCACTTCATCACTTCCTCAGTTCACTGGTGCACCGATGTTAGAGGCTGCAATGCCTAAGGGAGACGAAACATTTAACGAATATACCATAGAAGTTAAGTTCCAAGTGAGTGACACTGGCGACCGAGATCGTGCCGTTTTTGTTAACAGCGGACCTGGAGAAACTAACTTTGTGTTGCTTCGTTTCGAAGATCCTCAAAGCGACAATGGAGGACATAAGGCGCACTCTTTAGTGCAAATTGTGGGTAGAAACCGCATTTATATGAATCCTTCTTTCTCTTTCGAGCCAAATAAATGGCAACACTTGGCACTCACTTGCGATGGTTCTCACTATCGTTTGTATATCAATGGTGCCTTTGCTGGTGTTAAAGATATCCCTGCTGGTAGCACCACCTTTAAACAATTTAAATGGTTTACCAAAGGAGATGATCCTTATAGCCGTTGGGGAAACTGCAAAATTCTAATCACCGAAGCCCGTGTTTGGTCGGTTTGTCGCACCGAAACACAAATACAAAAGAGTCAATCAACAGTAAGTCCGAAAGCAAAAGGCTTAGAAGCTTATTGGAGATTTAATGAAGGAACGGGCAATGTGTTCCACGATGCAACAGGAAAAGGACACACCATCACCACAACTCAAACACCAACTTGGGTTGAAGGAATAAAGTCAATAGATGAACATACCGATTGGAAATAA
- a CDS encoding DUF4999 domain-containing protein: MKHKYNLLQIGGYAIAGLLLLCGCHSENNTAEDEWTATYVYLQRLDYLTPSPKTFYINHSEEGLSGEVNMPFVAKTQKPTSKDVHVNIELRDANASNIGLELQDNKGKKIDVSQIVIKAGEQHSDTFRIVATNLSELKTNEQKVSLSFDVALKSIETTQPNTLISPMTTLNNLTAKVEKGALQSMIMGEPKVNDVLDRDSWTITLSEGAENSSANLIDGNYSTDVARSGQGFTITIDLGSIKTITGVNTTSWAWTTNHYAPQEVEVAVSKDNVTWKSLGTIQTSGGYQNITLLSSPKARYLKYSILKMPATGRVSILEFYLFGTD, encoded by the coding sequence ATGAAACACAAATATAACCTACTTCAAATAGGTGGCTATGCCATAGCAGGCCTACTACTATTATGTGGTTGCCACAGCGAAAACAACACTGCAGAAGACGAGTGGACTGCCACTTATGTTTATCTGCAACGGTTAGATTATTTAACTCCATCACCCAAAACCTTCTACATTAACCATTCTGAAGAAGGTCTTTCAGGAGAAGTTAACATGCCTTTTGTGGCTAAAACACAAAAGCCAACCAGCAAAGATGTGCATGTAAACATCGAACTTCGTGATGCCAACGCATCTAATATAGGATTGGAGCTACAAGACAACAAGGGTAAAAAAATCGATGTTTCACAAATTGTTATCAAAGCAGGCGAGCAACATTCCGACACCTTTCGCATTGTAGCAACAAACCTTAGCGAGCTAAAAACAAACGAGCAAAAGGTTAGTTTATCGTTCGATGTAGCCCTAAAAAGCATCGAAACAACGCAACCCAACACACTCATTTCACCCATGACAACGCTCAACAATCTCACAGCAAAGGTTGAAAAAGGAGCCTTGCAATCTATGATAATGGGCGAACCAAAGGTGAATGACGTGTTAGATCGTGACTCTTGGACTATTACATTGAGTGAAGGAGCCGAAAATTCTAGTGCTAATTTAATTGATGGAAACTATTCGACAGATGTTGCACGCAGTGGACAAGGATTCACAATAACGATAGATCTTGGTAGTATCAAAACCATAACGGGTGTTAACACCACCTCTTGGGCATGGACAACCAATCACTATGCCCCCCAAGAAGTGGAGGTTGCCGTTTCGAAAGACAATGTAACATGGAAATCGTTGGGCACAATTCAAACAAGTGGAGGCTATCAAAACATCACACTTTTAAGCAGTCCTAAGGCCCGTTATCTAAAATATAGCATATTAAAGATGCCCGCAACAGGCCGTGTAAGTATTCTAGAATTCTATCTCTTTGGTACAGACTAA
- the hcp gene encoding hydroxylamine reductase has product MENKMFCFQCQETAKGVACTIKGVCGKEASTSNYMDLLLGVVRGVSTIEHLLRQNNVQSVEGVDSFVIDSLFCTITNANFDDASILRRVDKGVALKKQLLAIASQNNIQLPDYQEVTWGGEKADYDAESLRENILRNENEDLRSLKELTVLGLKGMAAYAEHAGRLGYADQEVNNFIHKALATIADPNADMNTLLNIVLETGSKGVSAMAVLDKANTTSYGNPEITKVNIGVGKNPGILISGHDLHDIEELLKQTEGTGVDVYTHGEMLPAHYYPQLKKYKHLVGNYGNAWWKQREEFAAFNGPIIFTTNCIVPPTARDNYRDRVFTLNSTGFPGWKHIEADENGHKDFSEVIELAKTCDAPTEIETGEIIGGFAHNQVFALADKIVEAVKSGAIRKFVVMGGCDGRMKSRDYYTEFAKQLPQDVVILTSGCAKFKYNKLNLGDINGIPRVLDAGQCNDSYTWAVVALKLKEIFGAADINDLPLAFNIAWYEQKAVIVLLALLSLGVKNIHIGPTLPAFVSPAVLKVLVEQFGLGGITTVEEDLQKMIG; this is encoded by the coding sequence ATGGAAAATAAGATGTTTTGTTTCCAATGTCAGGAAACAGCTAAGGGTGTGGCTTGCACCATTAAAGGAGTTTGTGGCAAAGAAGCTTCAACCTCAAACTATATGGATTTACTTTTAGGAGTTGTGAGAGGCGTCTCTACTATCGAGCATCTTTTGCGTCAAAACAATGTTCAAAGCGTTGAAGGAGTAGACAGCTTCGTTATCGACTCGTTGTTCTGTACCATCACAAATGCTAACTTCGACGATGCATCTATTTTGCGCAGAGTAGACAAAGGTGTGGCACTTAAAAAGCAATTATTGGCTATCGCTTCTCAAAACAATATTCAGCTTCCCGACTATCAAGAAGTTACTTGGGGCGGAGAGAAAGCTGATTATGATGCAGAAAGCTTGAGAGAGAATATTCTTCGCAATGAAAACGAAGACCTTCGCTCGTTAAAAGAGCTAACTGTTCTTGGCTTAAAAGGTATGGCTGCCTATGCAGAACACGCTGGAAGACTTGGTTATGCCGACCAAGAGGTGAACAACTTTATACACAAAGCATTGGCAACCATCGCCGATCCTAATGCAGATATGAACACATTACTAAATATTGTGCTCGAAACTGGTAGCAAAGGCGTTAGCGCAATGGCTGTTCTCGACAAGGCAAACACCACTTCTTATGGTAATCCTGAAATCACAAAGGTGAACATTGGCGTTGGTAAAAACCCTGGAATCCTTATCAGTGGACACGATTTACACGATATTGAAGAGCTATTAAAACAAACAGAAGGCACTGGAGTAGACGTTTATACACACGGAGAGATGCTCCCTGCACACTATTATCCACAACTAAAGAAATACAAACACCTTGTTGGTAACTACGGAAACGCATGGTGGAAGCAAAGAGAAGAGTTCGCTGCATTCAACGGACCTATTATCTTTACTACCAACTGTATCGTTCCTCCAACAGCAAGAGACAATTATCGTGATCGTGTTTTCACTCTTAACTCTACTGGTTTCCCTGGTTGGAAGCACATCGAAGCAGACGAAAACGGACACAAAGACTTCTCTGAAGTAATCGAGTTGGCGAAGACTTGCGATGCTCCTACAGAGATTGAAACTGGCGAAATCATTGGAGGTTTCGCACACAATCAGGTATTTGCACTTGCAGACAAAATCGTTGAAGCTGTGAAGAGCGGTGCTATTCGTAAGTTTGTAGTGATGGGTGGATGCGACGGAAGAATGAAGAGTCGTGACTACTACACTGAGTTTGCAAAACAATTGCCTCAAGATGTGGTGATACTAACATCTGGTTGCGCTAAATTTAAATACAATAAACTAAATCTTGGAGATATAAATGGCATACCAAGAGTGCTCGATGCAGGTCAATGTAACGACTCTTACACATGGGCTGTGGTAGCTCTTAAGTTGAAAGAGATATTCGGTGCAGCCGATATCAACGACCTTCCATTGGCATTCAATATTGCGTGGTATGAACAAAAAGCCGTTATTGTTCTCCTTGCACTATTAAGCTTAGGCGTTAAGAACATTCACATTGGTCCTACTCTTCCTGCTTTCGTTTCGCCAGCAGTACTCAAAGTACTTGTAGAACAATTCGGATTAGGAGGTATTACAACAGTAGAAGAAGACCTTCAGAAGATGATTGGATAA
- a CDS encoding RNA polymerase sigma-70 factor, whose protein sequence is MQENLDKNIEKLFKETYPMLFCYAQKIVGYDDAEDVLEEVFLDICKRKDFIEIGDKINSFLFRAVYTRCINILHRRNSVHGYIKLIEEVHQRQLDMLEDDHNKIIIEKLENNELGYILKKKIEELPEKCRESFKMSYIYNMRNEDIADVLDVSIRTVESHIYHALKILRNELKQLKK, encoded by the coding sequence ATGCAAGAAAACCTTGATAAAAACATAGAAAAACTATTTAAAGAAACCTATCCTATGCTCTTTTGTTATGCACAAAAGATTGTGGGGTATGATGATGCTGAGGACGTATTAGAAGAAGTTTTCTTGGATATTTGTAAACGCAAAGATTTTATTGAAATAGGAGATAAAATCAATTCTTTTTTATTTCGAGCTGTATATACTAGGTGTATTAATATTTTACATAGGCGAAATTCTGTTCATGGATATATTAAATTGATTGAAGAAGTGCACCAACGCCAATTGGATATGCTCGAAGACGATCATAATAAAATAATTATTGAGAAACTTGAAAACAATGAATTGGGTTATATTCTTAAAAAGAAAATAGAAGAATTGCCCGAAAAATGCCGAGAAAGTTTCAAAATGAGCTATATCTATAATATGAGAAATGAAGATATAGCCGATGTGTTAGATGTATCTATTAGAACAGTAGAATCGCACATTTATCATGCTCTTAAAATATTAAGAAACGAACTAAAGCAATTAAAAAAATAG